One window from the genome of Candidatus Didemnitutus sp. encodes:
- the gpmI gene encoding 2,3-bisphosphoglycerate-independent phosphoglycerate mutase has protein sequence MNSARQPVLLVIRDGWGKNPDPSQDKTNAVVLAHKPCDDMLHAKFPVTLVKASGLDVGLPDGVMGNSEVGHENIGAGRIVDQELVRLNKLFSEKRLATNAVWHSVVARVKASPGAKLHLFGIVSDAGVHGMLDHLYGILRQAKEDGVTQVFLHAFTDGRDTPPSSGLGYVRQVEQQMKTIGVGQIASVCGRFWAMDRDNRWERVQKAYDMLTGKAAVATAPSAESAVKAYYDKPLSATQVGDEFVPATWIVDGAGKPVATIADGDAVLFYNYRGDRPREITKAFVLDQFDGFNRGKKLDLYYATMTEYEKGLPVHVVSPKPEKLKNILGQVVSDAGIRQFRCAETEKNPHVTFFFNNYRNEPFPGEDRACPPSPKVATYDLQPEMSASEVTRFAKEAILSGKYGLVVVNYANPDMVGHTGSLEATKKAVEATDAGVGELLAALAQKDGRAVILADHGNAEQMWDPIVNGPHTAHTLNLVEVFVVGEGFAAGKTQMRSGGRLADIAPTVLALMGLPKPAEMTGESLVLA, from the coding sequence ATGAATTCAGCGCGCCAACCCGTCCTCCTGGTCATCCGCGATGGCTGGGGCAAGAATCCCGATCCTTCGCAGGATAAGACCAACGCCGTCGTCCTCGCGCACAAGCCCTGCGACGACATGTTGCATGCGAAGTTCCCGGTCACGCTCGTGAAAGCCTCGGGCCTCGACGTCGGCCTGCCCGACGGCGTGATGGGCAACTCCGAGGTCGGCCACGAAAACATCGGTGCCGGCCGCATCGTCGACCAGGAACTCGTGCGCCTGAACAAGCTCTTTTCCGAAAAGCGCCTCGCGACCAATGCCGTCTGGCACTCGGTCGTCGCGCGCGTCAAGGCGAGCCCCGGCGCGAAGCTGCACCTCTTCGGCATCGTGTCCGACGCCGGCGTGCACGGCATGCTCGATCACCTTTACGGCATCCTCCGCCAAGCCAAGGAAGACGGCGTCACGCAGGTGTTCCTGCACGCCTTCACCGACGGCCGCGACACGCCGCCGTCGAGCGGCCTCGGCTATGTGCGGCAGGTCGAGCAGCAGATGAAAACCATCGGCGTCGGCCAGATTGCCAGCGTGTGCGGTCGCTTCTGGGCGATGGACCGCGACAACCGCTGGGAGCGCGTGCAGAAAGCCTACGACATGCTCACCGGCAAGGCCGCCGTCGCCACCGCGCCGAGCGCCGAGTCGGCCGTGAAGGCCTATTACGACAAGCCCCTCAGCGCGACGCAGGTCGGCGACGAGTTCGTGCCCGCGACGTGGATCGTCGACGGTGCCGGCAAGCCCGTCGCGACGATCGCGGACGGCGACGCCGTGTTGTTCTACAACTACCGCGGCGACCGCCCGCGCGAGATCACGAAGGCGTTCGTGCTCGATCAGTTCGATGGCTTCAATCGCGGGAAGAAGCTGGACCTCTACTACGCGACGATGACCGAATACGAGAAGGGCCTGCCCGTGCACGTCGTCTCGCCGAAGCCGGAGAAGTTGAAGAACATCCTCGGCCAGGTCGTGAGCGACGCGGGCATCCGCCAGTTCCGCTGCGCCGAGACGGAGAAGAACCCGCACGTGACTTTCTTCTTCAACAACTATCGCAACGAGCCGTTCCCCGGAGAAGACCGCGCCTGCCCGCCGAGCCCGAAGGTCGCGACCTACGACCTGCAGCCCGAGATGTCGGCCAGCGAGGTGACGCGCTTCGCGAAGGAAGCTATCCTCTCCGGCAAATACGGCCTCGTCGTCGTGAACTACGCGAACCCCGACATGGTCGGCCACACCGGCTCGCTCGAGGCGACGAAAAAAGCCGTCGAGGCAACCGACGCTGGCGTGGGCGAATTGCTCGCCGCGCTTGCGCAAAAGGACGGCCGCGCCGTCATCCTCGCCGACCACGGCAACGCCGAGCAAATGTGGGACCCGATCGTCAACGGCCCGCACACCGCGCACACGCTGAACCTCGTCGAAGTTTTCGTCGTCGGCGAAGGCTTCGCGGCCGGCAAAACCCAGATGCGCTCCGGCGGCCGCCTCGCGGACATCGCGCCGACGGTGCTCGCGTTGATGGGCCTGCCGAAGCCGGCTGAGATGACGGGCGAGAGTCTCGTGCTCGCCTGA
- the hemH gene encoding ferrochelatase: protein MSKTAVLLLNLGSPDSTSVPDVKRYLQEFLGDERVIDKPANPLLRKLLVNGIIIPFRVKKSAHAYESIWTPDGSPLILTSKKTQSALQQKVTIPVALAMNYGSPSIPDVLRELTTQGVTRVLMFPQYPHYAMSSWETVVVKVQREAEQIAPQMKLDLVQPYFGDADYIDALVASAQPYLAQSYDHFLFSYHGIPVRHLTKADSSHAHCQVVADCCNSCSPIHQTCYKAQVTRTSQLFAQRAGLDPQKWSISFQSRLVGEPWLSPYTDAEFKRLAQEGKKRIVVITPAFVTDCLETLEEIRVEGAEDFKAAGGEQFTHIPCLNDQPVWIDFLARRVQQWQPAGAPTGAA from the coding sequence ATGTCCAAGACCGCCGTCCTCCTGCTCAACCTCGGTTCGCCCGACTCCACTTCCGTCCCCGACGTGAAACGTTATCTTCAGGAGTTCCTCGGCGATGAGCGCGTCATCGACAAGCCCGCCAATCCGCTCCTCCGCAAGCTGCTCGTCAACGGCATCATCATCCCGTTCCGCGTGAAGAAATCCGCGCACGCCTACGAGAGCATCTGGACGCCCGACGGCTCGCCGCTGATCCTCACGAGCAAGAAAACCCAGAGCGCCCTCCAGCAGAAGGTCACGATCCCCGTCGCGCTCGCGATGAACTACGGCAGCCCGTCCATCCCGGACGTCTTGCGCGAACTCACCACCCAAGGCGTCACGCGCGTCCTGATGTTTCCGCAATACCCGCACTACGCGATGTCCTCGTGGGAAACCGTCGTCGTGAAGGTCCAGCGCGAAGCCGAGCAGATCGCGCCGCAGATGAAGCTCGACCTCGTCCAGCCCTACTTCGGCGACGCCGACTACATCGACGCCCTCGTCGCCAGCGCGCAGCCGTATCTCGCGCAATCCTACGACCACTTCCTCTTCAGCTACCACGGCATCCCGGTGCGCCACCTCACCAAGGCCGACAGCTCGCACGCGCACTGCCAGGTCGTCGCGGATTGCTGTAATTCCTGCTCTCCGATCCACCAAACCTGCTACAAGGCCCAAGTCACGCGCACCTCGCAGCTCTTCGCGCAGCGCGCCGGGCTCGATCCGCAGAAATGGTCCATTTCCTTCCAATCGCGCCTCGTCGGCGAGCCGTGGCTCTCGCCCTACACCGACGCCGAGTTCAAGCGCCTCGCGCAAGAGGGCAAGAAACGCATCGTGGTGATCACGCCGGCCTTCGTCACCGACTGCCTCGAGACGCTCGAGGAAATCCGCGTCGAGGGCGCCGAGGACTTCAAGGCCGCGGGCGGCGAGCAATTCACCCACATCCCGTGTCTCAACGACCAGCCGGTGTGGATCGATTTCCTCGCCCGCCGCGTGCAACAGTGGCAACCGGCCGGCGCGCCCACAGGCGCGGCGTGA
- a CDS encoding PAS domain-containing protein has protein sequence MSIPSPQSHTQAATPALGAAVLVLDAQGKIELANAAAAALWQARAAELAGDFLPNLFVFEVTSRDPDLVQAQWEVVSAAALAQPVTLRLQPKEAAAFDVIVRLESASADPVRYFATVTRPAPSPAALATAPSGAAGSSHAAPGGENFLAVLAERSALGFFDLNFVKNETYLAPAWKRMLGYTDTSLPNTYESWLALIHPDDSAAAPDKLSGRASATGSRPFSVEYRMKHARGHFVWLQAVGAQVFAPNGSLQRVVGAQLDITDRKETEEASLRAEERLAGLSDRGRIALFELDFTGGASWLSPALKATLGFKDDELPDEPESFLRALPPDDSAGGLAAFFTAKQPGAPVYFDALRLRHRNGTDLWAYAGIVRVISRKRELQRVLGFIAPMPEGVGTAASPGVSPEHFSALLAELREGVLLVDARDRIVFANAVAERLLARTAEQLVGQPGSEVFRLVHRFTGAPVESPLEKALTTGESTGLNGEFALSRGEHAHPAPVVFSCRAVTDAGGQSAGALVVFRNPDEMSLTPEELVKANRFEALGQLASGIAHDYNNLLTTIMGGLSLAHDQQNYSGLETSLKTCETAKGLSRQLLTFARGGTGTRQTIKTADLLADSKRIAASGSTVAVEINAPADLATIQVDRAQLLQVFQNLIVNAIQAMPNGKGNIWVTAGNVTLALNQVPPLPAGQYVAIEVRDNGSGIKPEHLEKIFDPFFTTKKTGTGIGLSTVVKIVKHHGGQLTVDTELGVGTAFTVFLPRAEQEEVVETRTRPSLNRATRTNRVLFMDDDPEISLLTEGMLKGMGYGVDLAKNGEEAIKLYRSYLNINRPHDVVIMDLTVIGGMGGEECFRKLLELDPKVRAIVASGYDNDEMKRQFLDLGFCGYLTKPYRVGDLSRILKQVLGS, from the coding sequence GTGAGCATCCCCTCGCCCCAGAGTCACACGCAGGCCGCGACTCCCGCGCTGGGAGCCGCCGTGTTGGTATTGGACGCGCAAGGAAAGATCGAACTCGCCAACGCCGCCGCCGCCGCACTCTGGCAGGCTCGCGCCGCCGAACTCGCAGGCGATTTCCTGCCCAACCTCTTCGTCTTCGAAGTCACCTCACGCGACCCCGATCTCGTGCAGGCCCAGTGGGAAGTCGTCTCCGCCGCCGCCCTCGCCCAACCCGTCACGCTGCGCCTGCAACCCAAGGAAGCCGCCGCCTTCGACGTCATCGTCCGCCTCGAGTCAGCCAGCGCCGATCCCGTGCGTTACTTCGCGACCGTGACGCGCCCCGCGCCGTCGCCCGCGGCGCTCGCAACCGCTCCGTCCGGCGCCGCCGGCTCGAGCCATGCCGCACCGGGCGGCGAGAATTTCCTCGCCGTGCTCGCCGAGCGCAGCGCGCTCGGATTCTTCGATCTCAATTTCGTCAAGAACGAGACCTACCTCGCGCCCGCCTGGAAGCGCATGCTCGGCTACACCGACACGAGCCTGCCCAACACCTACGAATCCTGGCTCGCGCTCATCCATCCCGACGACTCCGCCGCCGCGCCCGACAAACTCTCCGGCCGCGCCTCCGCCACCGGTTCGCGCCCCTTCTCCGTCGAGTATCGCATGAAACACGCCCGCGGCCACTTCGTCTGGCTGCAGGCGGTCGGCGCACAAGTCTTCGCGCCCAACGGTTCGCTCCAACGCGTCGTCGGCGCCCAGCTCGACATCACCGACCGCAAAGAAACCGAGGAAGCCTCGCTCCGCGCCGAGGAACGCCTCGCCGGCCTCTCCGACCGCGGTCGCATCGCCCTCTTCGAACTCGATTTCACCGGCGGCGCCAGCTGGCTCTCGCCGGCCCTGAAAGCGACGCTCGGCTTCAAGGACGACGAGTTGCCGGACGAACCCGAGTCGTTCCTCCGCGCCCTCCCACCCGACGACAGCGCCGGCGGACTCGCCGCATTTTTCACCGCCAAGCAACCCGGCGCCCCCGTCTACTTCGACGCGCTCCGCCTGCGCCACCGCAACGGCACCGATCTCTGGGCCTACGCCGGCATCGTCCGCGTCATCTCGCGCAAGCGCGAACTCCAGCGCGTGCTCGGCTTCATCGCCCCGATGCCCGAGGGCGTCGGCACCGCCGCCAGTCCGGGCGTTTCACCCGAACACTTCTCCGCGCTGCTCGCCGAGCTGCGCGAAGGCGTGCTGCTCGTCGACGCGCGCGACCGCATCGTCTTTGCCAACGCCGTCGCCGAGCGCCTCCTCGCCCGCACGGCCGAACAGCTCGTCGGCCAGCCCGGCAGCGAAGTTTTCCGCCTCGTGCACCGCTTCACCGGCGCTCCCGTCGAAAGCCCGCTCGAAAAGGCGCTCACCACCGGCGAGTCGACCGGGCTCAACGGCGAGTTCGCGCTCTCGCGCGGCGAGCACGCCCACCCCGCCCCCGTCGTCTTCAGCTGCCGCGCCGTCACCGATGCCGGCGGCCAATCCGCCGGCGCGCTCGTGGTCTTCCGCAACCCCGACGAAATGAGCCTCACGCCCGAGGAGCTCGTGAAAGCCAACCGCTTCGAAGCGCTCGGCCAGCTCGCCAGCGGCATCGCACACGACTACAACAATCTCCTCACGACCATCATGGGCGGCCTGTCGCTCGCGCATGATCAGCAGAACTACTCCGGCCTCGAGACGAGCCTGAAGACCTGCGAGACCGCGAAGGGCCTCAGCCGCCAGTTGCTCACGTTCGCGCGCGGCGGCACCGGCACCCGCCAAACCATCAAGACCGCCGATCTCCTCGCCGACTCCAAGCGCATCGCCGCCTCCGGCTCGACCGTCGCCGTCGAGATCAACGCCCCCGCCGACCTCGCCACCATCCAGGTCGACCGCGCGCAACTCCTCCAGGTTTTCCAAAACCTCATCGTCAACGCGATCCAGGCCATGCCCAACGGCAAGGGCAACATCTGGGTCACCGCCGGCAACGTCACCCTCGCACTGAACCAGGTCCCGCCGCTCCCCGCCGGCCAATACGTCGCCATCGAGGTCCGCGACAACGGCAGCGGCATCAAGCCCGAGCACCTCGAGAAGATCTTCGATCCGTTCTTCACCACCAAGAAGACCGGCACCGGCATCGGCCTCTCCACCGTCGTGAAGATCGTCAAGCACCACGGCGGCCAGCTCACCGTCGACACCGAGCTCGGCGTCGGCACGGCGTTCACCGTTTTCCTCCCGCGCGCCGAGCAGGAGGAAGTCGTCGAGACCCGCACGCGCCCGTCGCTCAACCGCGCTACACGCACCAATCGCGTCCTCTTCATGGACGACGACCCCGAGATCAGCCTTCTCACCGAGGGCATGCTCAAAGGCATGGGTTACGGCGTCGACCTCGCGAAAAACGGCGAGGAGGCGATCAAGCTCTACCGCAGCTACCTCAACATCAACCGTCCGCACGACGTCGTCATCATGGACCTCACGGTCATCGGCGGCATGGGCGGCGAAGAGTGTTTCCGCAAGCTCCTCGAACTCGACCCGAAGGTCCGCGCCATCGTCGCCAGCGGCTACGACAACGACGAGATGAAGCGCCAGTTCCTCGACCTCGGCTTCTGCGGCTACCTGACGAAACCCTACCGCGTCGGCGACCTCAGCCGCATCCTCAAGCAGGTGCTGGGATCGTGA
- a CDS encoding hydrogenase, with translation MPAFNIFTHRLKRGCETMAYPDGPAPALPDRHGGALRVDAAKCMDGCAECAAVCPTDAISRAAGQPMALDLGRCIFCAACVTACAPAAIVPTNDHRLAARRREDLVLGAPGAEQVRLAAALDEKLRKLFGRSLRLRQVSAGGCNACEADTNVLNTIGWDLGRFGIQFVASPRHADGLLITGPVSRGMELALRKTWEAVPEPKLVIAVGACAISGGPFIGNPEHLHGAESVVPVDLYIPGCPPHPLTILDGMLRLLGRLDEKRT, from the coding sequence ATGCCCGCCTTCAACATCTTCACTCATCGCCTGAAGCGCGGTTGCGAAACGATGGCGTATCCGGACGGCCCGGCGCCGGCGCTGCCGGATCGGCATGGCGGGGCGCTGCGCGTTGATGCGGCGAAATGCATGGACGGCTGCGCGGAATGCGCCGCGGTGTGCCCGACGGACGCGATCTCACGCGCGGCCGGCCAGCCGATGGCGCTCGACCTCGGCCGCTGCATCTTCTGCGCGGCGTGCGTGACGGCGTGTGCTCCGGCCGCGATTGTGCCCACGAACGATCACCGCCTGGCGGCGCGGCGGCGCGAGGATCTCGTGCTCGGGGCGCCCGGCGCGGAGCAGGTGCGGCTCGCCGCGGCGCTCGACGAGAAACTGCGGAAACTCTTCGGCCGCTCGCTGCGGTTGCGGCAGGTGAGTGCGGGCGGCTGCAACGCCTGCGAGGCCGACACGAACGTGCTCAACACCATCGGCTGGGATCTCGGGCGGTTCGGCATCCAGTTCGTCGCCTCGCCGCGCCATGCGGACGGGTTGCTCATCACCGGTCCCGTTTCGCGCGGCATGGAGCTGGCGCTGCGCAAGACCTGGGAGGCGGTGCCCGAGCCGAAGCTCGTCATCGCCGTCGGCGCCTGCGCGATTTCCGGCGGGCCCTTTATCGGCAATCCCGAGCACCTGCACGGAGCGGAGTCGGTCGTGCCGGTCGACCTCTACATCCCCGGCTGTCCGCCGCACCCGCTCACGATCTTGGACGGGATGTTGCGCCTGCTGGGGCGACTGGACGAGAAGCGCACCTGA
- a CDS encoding NADH-quinone oxidoreductase subunit C, whose protein sequence is MSSQTPFTLLANAAALSWTAVPEWPVGEFVRLTAGELARGARLVAWFGVPEDAGTRLVAVLAFDADNILAVGRSTAVAGGYPALTPLHAQAHLFEREVWEQHGLVPEGHPWLKPVRRTAGDAPANGEFFRVGGSEVHEVAVGPVHAGVIEPGHFRFQCAGEEVIHLEIALGYQHRGVEATLPGGPHRATVHQLEAVAGDTTIGHATAYATLLEALGGTEAPLRAQWLRALALELERLANHTGDLGALANDVAFLPTASACGKIRGDFLNLTALLCGNRFGRRLVRSGGCAFDLEAARLEKMRTLLTAALAEVEQAATWLWDASSARARFENVGGVSTVQATEVGLVGLAARACGIVRDVRFDHPAGWHRFAQIPVAVWPGGDVLARARVRWLEIQRSGQYLLEQLAIPPEGEPHGEVAPPAADTLAVALVEGWRGEVCHVALTDAAGRFRRYKIVDPSFHNWTGLALALRGQAISDFPICNKSFNLSYCGFDL, encoded by the coding sequence ATGAGCTCGCAAACGCCATTCACCCTGCTGGCCAACGCCGCGGCGCTCTCGTGGACGGCGGTGCCGGAGTGGCCGGTCGGGGAATTCGTGCGCCTGACCGCCGGCGAACTCGCGCGCGGCGCGCGGCTCGTGGCCTGGTTCGGCGTGCCGGAGGACGCGGGCACGCGGCTGGTGGCGGTGCTGGCGTTCGATGCGGACAACATCCTCGCGGTGGGCCGCAGCACGGCGGTCGCGGGCGGTTATCCGGCGCTGACGCCGCTGCACGCGCAGGCGCACCTGTTCGAACGCGAGGTGTGGGAGCAGCACGGCCTCGTCCCGGAGGGACACCCCTGGCTCAAGCCAGTGCGGCGCACGGCGGGCGATGCGCCGGCGAACGGCGAGTTTTTCCGCGTGGGCGGCAGCGAGGTTCACGAGGTCGCCGTCGGTCCGGTGCATGCGGGCGTGATCGAACCGGGGCATTTCCGTTTCCAGTGCGCCGGCGAGGAGGTCATCCATCTCGAGATCGCGCTCGGCTACCAGCACCGCGGCGTCGAGGCCACCCTGCCGGGCGGGCCGCATCGCGCGACGGTGCACCAGCTCGAAGCGGTCGCGGGCGACACGACGATCGGCCATGCGACGGCTTATGCGACGCTGCTCGAGGCGCTGGGCGGCACGGAGGCACCGCTGCGCGCGCAATGGCTGCGCGCCCTCGCGCTCGAGCTCGAGCGCCTGGCCAACCACACCGGCGACCTCGGCGCGCTGGCCAACGACGTGGCGTTCCTGCCCACGGCCTCGGCGTGCGGAAAGATCCGCGGCGACTTCCTCAACCTCACCGCGCTGCTGTGCGGCAATCGCTTCGGCCGGCGCCTCGTGCGGTCGGGCGGCTGCGCGTTCGATCTCGAGGCGGCGCGCCTCGAGAAGATGCGCACGCTGCTCACGGCGGCGCTGGCGGAGGTCGAGCAGGCGGCGACGTGGCTCTGGGACGCCTCGTCGGCGCGCGCGCGTTTCGAGAACGTCGGCGGGGTCTCGACGGTGCAGGCGACCGAAGTCGGCCTCGTGGGCCTCGCGGCGCGCGCGTGCGGCATCGTGCGCGACGTGCGCTTCGATCATCCGGCCGGCTGGCACCGCTTCGCGCAGATTCCGGTCGCGGTCTGGCCGGGCGGCGACGTGCTGGCGCGTGCGCGCGTGCGCTGGCTGGAGATCCAGCGGTCGGGGCAATATCTCCTCGAGCAGCTTGCGATCCCGCCGGAGGGCGAACCGCATGGCGAGGTCGCGCCGCCCGCCGCAGACACGCTGGCGGTGGCGCTCGTCGAAGGCTGGCGCGGCGAGGTCTGCCACGTCGCGCTGACGGACGCCGCAGGGCGGTTCCGCCGCTACAAGATCGTCGATCCGTCGTTCCACAACTGGACCGGTCTCGCGCTCGCGCTGCGCGGGCAGGCGATCTCGGATTTTCCGATCTGCAACAAGAGCTTCAACCTGTCGTATTGCGGCTTCGACCTCTGA
- a CDS encoding Fe-S-binding domain-containing protein: MKALLLILVPFAGALAAAVWPSDRTRPWLLPVVGVAHAALSLWLLVAPPPMADGAWLAFDPLARALLPMVSLLFLLCAFYGVSYLRVRAERPNRTFVALMLAMLGLMSAAHQARHLGVLWIATEGLTLAAVPLLHFNATPRAFEATWKYLLVGGTGIALSLLGSFCLGYASLHTGGGGDLTFSALTAQGAGLSRPWVLAAWVLLLAGYGTKMGLAPMHTWKPDAYGEASGIVGAMLAGGVTTVAFTAILRVRAVVAAAGAGAVADRTLLAIGLFSLIVAALFLLGTRDFKRMLAYSSVEHMGILAVAAGLGRVGVWAAVFHVWNNGLTKGALFLSAGNIRRAAGASTMDEVRGMAALTPQSAAIFVAGLFAVTACPPFGPFFSELLIVRTAFAADRVGVAAVFLAGLLFAFFGLTRVVFGIVDGRPRVAARAGSRRFRETAGLILPPLLLLGCSLWLGLATPDVLRESWDAAVALLFPSP, translated from the coding sequence ATGAAAGCGCTGCTCCTCATCCTTGTGCCCTTCGCCGGAGCGCTCGCCGCCGCCGTGTGGCCAAGTGACCGCACGCGGCCGTGGCTGCTGCCCGTCGTCGGCGTCGCCCACGCGGCGCTGTCGCTCTGGCTGCTGGTCGCGCCACCGCCGATGGCGGACGGAGCGTGGCTGGCGTTCGACCCGCTCGCGCGGGCGCTGCTCCCGATGGTGTCGCTGCTGTTCCTGCTCTGCGCGTTCTACGGCGTATCCTACCTGCGCGTGCGCGCGGAGCGGCCGAACCGGACGTTCGTGGCGTTGATGCTGGCGATGCTCGGCCTGATGAGCGCGGCGCACCAGGCGCGGCATCTCGGCGTGCTCTGGATCGCGACCGAAGGACTCACGCTCGCGGCCGTGCCGCTGCTGCACTTCAACGCCACGCCGCGCGCCTTCGAGGCGACGTGGAAATACCTGCTGGTCGGCGGCACCGGCATCGCGCTCTCGCTGCTCGGATCGTTCTGCCTCGGCTACGCATCGCTGCACACGGGCGGCGGCGGCGACCTGACTTTCTCCGCGCTGACGGCGCAAGGTGCGGGGCTCTCGCGGCCCTGGGTGCTGGCGGCGTGGGTGCTACTGCTCGCCGGCTACGGCACGAAGATGGGCCTCGCGCCGATGCACACGTGGAAGCCCGACGCCTACGGCGAGGCGTCCGGCATCGTCGGTGCCATGCTGGCGGGCGGCGTCACGACGGTGGCGTTCACGGCGATCCTGCGCGTGCGCGCCGTCGTGGCGGCGGCGGGCGCGGGGGCGGTGGCGGACCGCACGCTGCTCGCGATCGGGCTCTTCTCGCTGATCGTGGCGGCGCTCTTCCTCCTCGGGACGCGCGATTTCAAGCGCATGCTCGCCTACTCGAGCGTGGAGCACATGGGCATCCTCGCGGTCGCGGCCGGGCTCGGGCGCGTGGGCGTGTGGGCGGCGGTGTTTCACGTCTGGAACAACGGCCTGACCAAGGGCGCGCTCTTCCTCAGCGCCGGCAACATCCGGCGGGCGGCCGGCGCGAGCACGATGGACGAGGTGCGCGGCATGGCGGCGCTGACCCCGCAGTCCGCCGCGATCTTCGTTGCCGGCCTCTTCGCGGTCACGGCGTGCCCGCCGTTCGGGCCGTTCTTCAGCGAACTGCTGATCGTGCGCACCGCGTTCGCCGCCGATCGCGTCGGCGTGGCGGCGGTTTTCCTCGCGGGCCTGCTTTTCGCCTTCTTCGGACTGACGCGGGTCGTGTTCGGCATCGTCGACGGCCGGCCGCGGGTGGCGGCGCGGGCGGGCAGCCGTCGTTTCCGCGAGACCGCCGGGCTGATCCTGCCGCCGCTGCTGCTGCTCGGCTGCTCGCTGTGGCTCGGCCTCGCGACGCCGGACGTGCTGCGCGAGTCGTGGGACGCGGCGGTCGCACTGCTTTTCCCTTCGCCATGA
- a CDS encoding hydrogenase gives MGLNLLALGSGRLHAVIRAMAVQGVVLGVMPLLMEHFNWLVTLVALATISVKGFVIPNLLTRALRTANIDREREPFIGFVPSLLLGAGGTIAAVALARALPLLPEHAGTLLVPGSLASVLTGFVLLIGRAKAISQVCGYLILENGIYLFGLLLIHSTPLLVEAGILLDLTVGVFVIGIIVDRIQRAFDSLDTRKLTVLRE, from the coding sequence ATGGGCCTGAACCTCCTCGCGCTCGGCAGCGGCCGGTTGCATGCCGTGATCCGCGCGATGGCCGTGCAAGGCGTCGTGCTCGGCGTGATGCCGCTGCTCATGGAGCATTTCAACTGGCTCGTGACGCTCGTGGCGCTCGCAACGATTTCCGTGAAGGGCTTCGTGATTCCGAATTTGCTGACGCGCGCGTTGCGGACGGCCAACATCGACCGTGAGCGCGAGCCGTTCATCGGCTTCGTGCCCTCGCTGCTGCTGGGCGCGGGCGGCACGATCGCGGCGGTGGCGCTCGCACGCGCGCTGCCGCTGCTGCCGGAACACGCGGGCACGCTGCTCGTGCCCGGATCGCTCGCGTCGGTGCTGACGGGCTTCGTGCTGCTGATCGGGCGGGCGAAGGCGATCTCGCAGGTCTGCGGCTACCTGATCCTCGAGAACGGCATCTACCTTTTCGGCCTGCTCCTGATCCACTCCACGCCGCTGCTGGTCGAGGCGGGCATCCTGCTCGACCTGACAGTCGGCGTGTTCGTGATCGGCATCATCGTGGATCGCATCCAGCGCGCGTTCGACTCGCTCGACACGCGCAAGCTCACCGTGCTGCGGGAATGA
- a CDS encoding NADH-quinone oxidoreductase subunit H, whose amino-acid sequence MMLILEIFLRLAGWLVLAPLLPGIINKVKAWVAGRRGPPVLQLYYDLARLWRKGVVLSTLASPGFVAGPAVGWVAILGAAMLLPLGPAGGALSFRGDVLLLVYLLAVARFCTAWAALETGSAFEGMGAAREVSYAVLAEAAVMTAVLSLSVLTGSVTLTTMLAPAAGAGAALLAAGLFIVLLAENCRVPFDDPNTHLELTMVHEVMVLDHSGPPLAAILHGASMKLLLFALLLCEAVLPLGRLAPAAAAGALAAGVLVVTVGVGLAESFMARLAFKRVPLLLTTAFLLCLFALLAAWKGGAV is encoded by the coding sequence ATGATGCTGATCCTGGAAATTTTCCTGCGTTTGGCGGGCTGGCTCGTGCTCGCCCCGCTGCTGCCCGGCATCATCAACAAGGTGAAGGCGTGGGTCGCGGGCCGGCGCGGGCCGCCGGTGCTGCAGCTCTACTACGACCTCGCGCGCCTGTGGCGCAAAGGGGTCGTGCTGAGCACGCTGGCTTCGCCCGGCTTCGTGGCGGGACCGGCGGTCGGCTGGGTGGCGATTCTGGGTGCGGCGATGCTGCTGCCGCTCGGACCGGCCGGCGGCGCCCTGAGCTTCCGCGGCGACGTCCTGCTGCTGGTCTACCTGCTCGCGGTCGCGCGCTTCTGCACGGCGTGGGCGGCGCTGGAAACGGGCTCGGCGTTCGAGGGCATGGGCGCGGCGCGCGAGGTGAGTTACGCCGTGCTCGCGGAGGCGGCGGTGATGACCGCGGTGCTCTCGCTCAGCGTGCTCACGGGCAGCGTGACGCTCACGACGATGCTTGCGCCGGCGGCGGGTGCGGGCGCGGCGCTGCTGGCGGCGGGCTTGTTCATCGTGCTGCTGGCGGAAAACTGCCGCGTGCCGTTCGACGATCCGAACACGCACCTCGAACTGACGATGGTGCACGAGGTGATGGTGCTCGACCACAGCGGTCCGCCGCTGGCGGCCATCCTTCATGGCGCGTCGATGAAGCTCCTGCTCTTCGCCTTGCTGCTCTGCGAGGCGGTGTTGCCGCTCGGGCGGCTGGCGCCGGCGGCGGCGGCGGGCGCGCTCGCCGCGGGCGTGCTGGTCGTGACGGTCGGCGTGGGGCTCGCCGAGTCGTTCATGGCGCGGCTGGCGTTCAAGCGGGTGCCGCTGCTGCTCACGACGGCGTTTTTGCTCTGCCTGTTCGCGCTGCTCGCGGCGTGGAAGGGAGGCGCGGTTTGA